The Flexivirga oryzae genome segment GGCCGCGCGGCGTGGTGACTTCCAGGGCCGCATCACCTCGGACGCGGAGCACCTGAGCACCCAGGAACTGATGCCGCTGCTCGGTGAGATCCGCGACCAGGGGCCACTCGCGCGCTGGCGACTGGGCCACATCACCGTCGACCACGAAGCAGTGCGGGAGACGTTGAGCAGCAACGACGTCCACGCCGGGTTCGTCTTCGAGGACGGCACCGTGCTGGGTCGTCTGGGCCGATGGGCGAAGCGTGACGGGCTGAACCCGGTCGAGGCGCCGTCGTTGCTCGCGGTCGAGCCACCCGACCACACCCGCTACCGCAAGCTGGTCACGCGGGTGTTCACCGCCCGGGCGGTGGAGAAGCTGCGTGGACGCACCGAGGAGATCGCCGCCGACCTGCTCGACCGGATCCCGGCGGATCGTCCGGTCGACCTGGTGGAGGCCTACTGCGCGAAGCTGCCCGTCGAGGTCATCGCCGAGATCCTCGGGGTGCCGGCCGAGGACCGCGGGCTCGTGCTCAGGCTCGGCACCCTGGCCGCGCCCAGCCTGGACATGGGCCTGCGCTGGCGGCGCTTCCGTGAGGTCGAGGACGCGCTGGACGAGTTCGACGCCTGGCTGGGCGGCCACCTGAACCACCTGCGAGAGCACCCCGGGGACGACCTGTTCAGTCAACTGGTGCGGGTCAGCGACGACGAGGCACAGCTCAACGAGCGCGAGCTGAAAGCGACCGCCGGCCTGGTGCTCGCCGCCGGCTTCGAGACGACCGTCAACCTGCTGGGCAACGGCATCCGGTTGCTCGACGAGCACCCGGACCAGCTGCAGCTGTTGCGCGACGAGCCCGACCGCTGGCCGAACGCGATCGATGAGGTCCTGCGCTACGACCCGCCGGTCCTACTCACCGGACGGCAGGCCGGTCGCGACACCGAAATTGTCGGAACTCCCGTCAAACAGGGCGAATTGATCGTCACCGTCCTCGCTGGTGCGAACCGCGACCCGAAGATCTTCGACGACCCGCACCGGTTCGACATACGCCGGGAGAACGCCCGCGACCACCTGTCGTTCTCGGCCGGTCGGCACTACTGCCTCGGTTCGGCACTGGCCCGGATGGAGGGTGAGGTCGGATTGCGTGCACTCTACGACCGTTTCGGCGTTGTCGACCTCCTACCCGGCGCGAAACGTCGTCCCACGCGTGTCCTGCGCGGATGGGACAACCTCCCTGCGCGGGTCGGCCTCGCCGCCGCGAGTTCGCCCGCGCCGGAGACCGTCAGCGCTGCTTCCTGAGCAGGGTCGCCAACAGATTGGCGTAGCCGAGCGCGTCGTCGATCGCCCGGTGGGTGTGCGGGACGTCGCCGAACCAGCTCTTCGGCAGATCGTGCACGGTGAAGGTCGCCGGGTCGGCGCCCGTCACGCCCGCCGCCAGGGAGCGCAGGCAGAGCGCCCCGGTGAACAGCGGGTTGGGTGCGTCCGGGCCCATGACGAGCCCGTATGACGTGAAGCGGCGCAGGTAGAAGTCGATCCACCCGCCGTCGAAGGCGACCGGTGAAGCAACGAAATGCGCTGGTGCTCCTAAGGATTGCACCCACCTCGCGAAGTCGGTCATCACCGTGTCGGCGGGCTGCGGGTTCTCGGTCGCGGCCCGCCATACCTCCGGTGACTGGGTGCGGAACCACGCCAGCGTGTCCGGGTTCGGCGCGGACCCGGGCAATGGCTCCAGCACCGCCTCGAACCGGCCCAGCTCCGCGCCACCGGGCTCGACGGCGACCGACGCGAAGGACCGCATCGAGTTGGCACCCGGCTCGAAACCGTCGATCTCGATGTCGGTCACGACGTAGGCGTGGTTGCTCATGCACCCATCAGACCACGCCGCGAAAATGCGCCGTCACCACGAGTCGTACGGTGGGCGACATGGAGTTTCGCTACCTCGGCAATTCAGGCCTGAAGATCTCGGAGATCACCTACGGAAACTGGCTGACCCACGGGTCACAGGTCGAGAACGACGCGGCGATCGCCTGCGTACGCGCGGCACTGGACGCCGGCATCACCACCTTCGACACCGCCGACGTCTACGCCAACAC includes the following:
- a CDS encoding cytochrome P450, with amino-acid sequence MRPTDQMKRGVRWGLGHGLPGRLMRVAARRGDFQGRITSDAEHLSTQELMPLLGEIRDQGPLARWRLGHITVDHEAVRETLSSNDVHAGFVFEDGTVLGRLGRWAKRDGLNPVEAPSLLAVEPPDHTRYRKLVTRVFTARAVEKLRGRTEEIAADLLDRIPADRPVDLVEAYCAKLPVEVIAEILGVPAEDRGLVLRLGTLAAPSLDMGLRWRRFREVEDALDEFDAWLGGHLNHLREHPGDDLFSQLVRVSDDEAQLNERELKATAGLVLAAGFETTVNLLGNGIRLLDEHPDQLQLLRDEPDRWPNAIDEVLRYDPPVLLTGRQAGRDTEIVGTPVKQGELIVTVLAGANRDPKIFDDPHRFDIRRENARDHLSFSAGRHYCLGSALARMEGEVGLRALYDRFGVVDLLPGAKRRPTRVLRGWDNLPARVGLAAASSPAPETVSAAS
- a CDS encoding 3'-5' exoribonuclease domain-containing protein, encoding MSNHAYVVTDIEIDGFEPGANSMRSFASVAVEPGGAELGRFEAVLEPLPGSAPNPDTLAWFRTQSPEVWRAATENPQPADTVMTDFARWVQSLGAPAHFVASPVAFDGGWIDFYLRRFTSYGLVMGPDAPNPLFTGALCLRSLAAGVTGADPATFTVHDLPKSWFGDVPHTHRAIDDALGYANLLATLLRKQR